One window from the genome of Yamadazyma tenuis chromosome 7, complete sequence encodes:
- the WDR6 gene encoding WD repeat-containing protein 6 (EggNog:ENOG503NVGF; COG:S): MIEGFNTVSSVNEDYFTSLSHYGPVTALRFYQHYILCGYGPVLKLFKIEKNECSLVNSQQVFKRNKIHSISVTSDGSKVIIAGARSFSVIEFSEKNWQFVEKAVNEWITCVEFLNPQTALILTSHNIVYKVDVSDMVLFKFRLQERIDCNEKSILYSGSIRVGDGKVIIAAGTVMDGVIIWDMNSSKILHRLNDHKGSIFGVKVNSSLKHIISCSDDRSVKLYDFESGKFLAEGWGHGARIWNLEFYKQSESLRIISSGEDCTVRVWQYEEGSDRLKQLEVIDDCHLGKHVWSCDVDDVQNNMIVTGGADGSVRLHDLQEVDNLADCYSIESISKNFGVVFDKSEVIKNIAEMDNLDYLFALTSHGKLLCLDQSVLCWKVVELEENECEKFCGFAIMKSIPSVNTLVISSIFGDTLVMDFNSSSIQPLNKTWFSGPSGNKVNSLLITEDPAHKNFYLLSDCPNTKIPFQVRHFRECDGRLKFVEEIRLDQPNQPKFTSTCMIYDSINHWLIVYSRFTSIMIYDLNTKQGKLFRKICDGDTITSASVIENKPGSIHCLAVVRDGVYLYIKFTKSAEFEIEITHENKLTRGFIEGGFIKNKDLYLYGFRSNYFYVWNETKQLEVAKELCGGSHRLWEVYFPGKKDIKYRFAYIHKSKLYIKTFNNFLSDDSCSVINSGTHGREIRDIAISPLANDDNTKYIMTASEDTVVRLGRLHSNGDIKYNWCLNEHVSGMQRIGFLNHQFVASSAAMEEFFIWKISCLEDGTPLIKKYSSLKPESDFPDLRVMDFDSCETETGFIISTVYSDSGIKIWDFNVNTKVFTLLSKGFYTTCCLLQVKFLRFNDELHLLTTATDGHIAIWRIENSQKELGNPIIRQQLHQNSIKGVILDTVHVNLHRLVTGGDDNALVLSTLTFRNGKIEWSSQSFVEDAASSTITTMAYGGDQKVIVTSVDQINRMWDYSSGSLECVSAKYTTVADTGCSHTTVLEDQNMLVVGGAGLSVWTW; this comes from the coding sequence ATGATTGAAGGTTTCAACACTGTCTCGTCAGTGAATGAGGACTATTTCACTTCGTTGTCACATTATGGTCCGGTCACAGCTTTGAGGTTCTACCAACATTACATCTTATGTGGATACGGTCCAGTTTtgaaacttttcaaaatcgaGAAAAATGAGTGCTCACTCGTAAACAGCCAACAGGTCTTCAAAAGAAACAAAATCCACAGTATTTCAGTTACCCTGGATGGCTCTAAAGTGATAATTGCGGGTGCCAGGTCATTTCTGGTGATAGAGTTCTCTGAGAAAAATTGGCAATTTGTGGAAAAAGCTGTTAACGAGTGGATAACTTGTGTTGAATTTCtaaatccacaaactgctttgattttgacttCACACAATATAGTCTATAAAGTCGACGTTTCTGATATGGTATTATTTAAGTTTAGACTCCAAGAAAGAATAGACTGCAACGAAAAGTCAATTTTGTACAGCGGATCCATtcgagttggtgatggtaaaGTTATAATAGCAGCTGGAACCGTGATGGACGGAGTGATAATATGGGACATGAATTCGTCCAAGATTCTTCATCGATTAAATGATCACAAGGGTTCTATTTTCGGGGTGAAGGTCAATTCAAGCTTAAAACACATTATTTCGTGTTCTGACGATCGGTCTGTCAAGTTATACGACTTTGAAAGTGGTAAGTTCCTTGCAGAGGGATGGGGACATGGAGCCAGAATCTGGAACTTGGAATTCTACAAACAGAGTGAAAGTTTACGAATCATAAGCTCAGGTGAAGATTGCACGGTCAGAGTTTGGCAATATGAAGAAGGTTCCGACCGGCTCAAACAGCTTGAGGTTATTGATGACTGTCATTTAGGAAAGCACGTGTGGTCTTGTGACGTAGATGACGTGCAAAATAACATGATTGTTACAGGAGGGGCTGATGGCTCGGTAAGGCTACATGACTTGCAAGAAGTTGATAACTTAGCTGATTGTTATAGTATAGAATCCATCTCGAAGAACTTCGGTGTTGTATTTGACAAATCAGAGGTCATCAAGAATATTGCTGAGATGGACAACTTAGACTACTTATTTGCGTTGACTTCACACGGAAAGCTCCTTTGTTTGGATCAAAGTGTTTTGTGTTGGAAAGTCGTTGAACTAGAAGAGAACGAGTGTGAAaagttttgtggatttgCCATAATGAAGAGCATACCAAGTGTTAACACTCTTGTTATATCTTCTATATTTGGTGATACTCTCGTGATGGACTTCAATAGTTCGTCTATACAGCCATTGAACAAGACATGGTTCAGCGGTCCTTCTGGAAATAAAGTCAACAGTCTTCTTATTACAGAAGATCCAGCTCACAAAAACTTTTACCTTTTATCTGACTGTCCAAATACCAAGATACCTTTTCAAGTTAGACATTTCCGTGAATGTGATGGAAGATTGAAATTTGTGGAGGAGATCAGATTAGACCAGCCAAACCAACCCAAATTCACATCTACTTGTATGATCTATGATTCGATAAATCATTGGCTAATTGTGTACTCTAGGTTCACTAGTATCATGATATATGATTTGAACACCAAACAAGGGAAGTTGTTCAGAAAAATCTGTGATGGTGACACAATCACATCTGCTTCAGTGATCGAAAATAAACCCGGTTCTATACACTGTCTTGCTGTAGTTAGAGATGGAGTTTACTTGTACATAAAATTCACCAAGCTGGCAGagtttgaaattgaaattACCCATGAAAACAAGCTCACCAGAGGATTCATAGAAGGAGGGTTTATCAAGAATAAGGATCTTTACTTGTATGGGTTCAGATCCAACTATTTCTATGTTTGGAATGAAACCAAGCAATTAgaggttgcaaaagaatTGTGTGGTGGTTCTCACAGATTATGGGAAGTCTATTTCCCTGGAAAAAAAGACATCAAGTACAGATTCGCTTATATCCACAAATCCAAGTTGTACATCAAAACTTTTAACAACTTTTTGAGTGACGACTCGTGTAGTGTGATTAACAGTGGTACTCATGGAAGAGAAATCAGAGATATTGCAATTTCACCATTAGCGAACGATGATAACACCAAGTATATAATGACGGCTTCTGAGGATACTGTTGTGAGGCTAGGTAGGTTACATTCTAATGGAGATATCAAGTACAATTGGTGCTTGAATGAACATGTTTCTGGAATGCAGAGAATTGGGTTTTTGAATCACCAGTTTGTTGCCAGTTCGGCCGCCATGGAAGAGTTTTTTATTTGGAAGATTTCATGTTTGGAAGATGGAACacctttgatcaagaagtaTTCTTCCTTGAAGCCAGAGTCTGACTTTCCCGACTTGAGAGTAATGGACTTTGACTCTTGTGAAACTGAAACTGGATTTATTATTTCCACGGTTTACTCTGATTCAGGTATTAAGATCTGGGACTTCAATGTTAATACCAAGGTATTTACGTTATTACTGAAGGGGTTCTATACCACTTGTTGTTTGCTTCAAGTTAAGTTTCTTCGGTTCAACGACGAATTACATCTTTTAACTACCGCTACAGATGGACATATTGCCATTTGGAGAATCGAAAATCTGCAAAAAGAATTAGGAAATCCTATAATCAGGCAGCAGTTACACCAAAATAGTATCAAAGGCGTTATTTTGGATACTGTACATGTAAACTTGCATAGATTGGTTACTGGGGGAGATGATAATGCATTGGTGCTTTCAACTCTCACTTTCAGGAATGGAAAGATTGAATGGAGCTCCCAGTCGTTTGTCGAAGATGCTGCTTCGTCGACCATCACCACTATGGCGTACGGAGGCGATCAGAAGGTGATTGTGACCTCTGTGGACCAAATTAATAGAATGTGGGATTATAGTAGTGGAAGTTTGGAGTGTGTCTCTGCAAAATACACCACCGTGGCTGATACTGGATGCTCTCATACCACTGTGCTTGAAGACCAAAATatgttggtggttggtggtgctggatTGAGTGTTTGGACATGGTAG
- the ILS1 gene encoding isoleucine--tRNA ligase (EggNog:ENOG503NVSZ; BUSCO:EOG0926092K; COG:J) codes for MAEKETANQFFNFPQEEENVLDSWDDMDVFQRQLELTEGLPPFSFYDGPPFATGVPHYGHLLTSTVKDIIPRYASMNGHYVERRFGWDTHGLPVEHEIDKKLGINCKEDVMKLGIANYNKECRSIVMRYADEWRRVIRRIGRWIDMDNDYKTLYPTFMESVWWVFKQLFEKDSVYRGLRVMPYSTGLTTPLSNFEAQQNYKDVNDPAVTVAFQIKGQEDTYLVAWTTTPWTLPSNIALCVNPNFEYVKIFDEEKQKYYILLESLLKSMYKKPAAAKYKVVEKISGKDLDGIKYVPLYDYFVKEFAEHGFRVYCADFVTDDSGTGIVHQAPAFGEIDFEAAMKAGVISEKRTPPNPVDDQGKFTKQVPDFAGLYVKDADKVIIKDLTEKGNMLLSTQIKHSYPFCWRSDTPLLYRTVPAWFVRVGEIIPDMLKNVDETHWVPNNIKEKRFSNWIANARDWNVSRNRYWGTPIPLWVSDDFEEIVCIGSIDELKELSGRDDITDIHRESIDDIVIPSKKGKGNLKRIEEVFDCWFESGSMPYASKHYPMEGKDSFHDVFPGNFIAEGLDQTRGWFYTLTVLGTHLFNTAPYQNVIVTGIVLAADGKKMSKRLKNYPDTKVILDKYGADALRLYLINSPVLRAETLKFKEEGVREIVSGVLLPWYNSYKFFKDSADIFKKENGVDFVYDPSSISTNVMDKWLLASIQSLIKFIHEEMSSYRLFTVVPRLLRLIDDLTNWYIRFNRRRIKGYSNEGIKDTQMGLNTLVEGLLILSRTMAPFTPFLAENIYLKLKPYFTEDYLNSLVVNPKHKDIRSVHFLSFPTVREELFNKEIEVAVGRMQKVIDLGRNIREKKTISLKTPLKELVILHADPEYLKDIESLQGYILEELNVRNLVITSDEAKYGVVYTVVADWPVLGKKLKKDAKRVKAALPSVTSEEVQEFAESGKITVDGIDLVKEDLQVLRGLPDTAAGQGHEVRSFQDLLIILDVKLYPELQGEGLARELINRIQRLRKKAGLNTTDEVQVEYKLVKDTIDFKTILDTQSDILLKSTKLPIQEFSDDKDKVIIDEEQSINETVFNLRLLSL; via the coding sequence ATGGCTGAAAAGGAAACTGCTAaccagttcttcaacttcccccaggaagaagagaatgTGTTGGATTCCTGGGACGATATGGATGTGTTCCAAAGACAGTTGGAATTGACTGAAGGACTTCCTCCATTCTCGTTTTACGATGGACCTCCGTTCGCCACTGGTGTTCCTCACTATGGTCATCTTTTGACCTCCACCGTGAAAGATATCATCCCCCGTTATGCATCCATGAACGGCCATTACGTCGAAAGAAGATTTGGTTGGGATACTCACGGTTTGCCAGTTGAGCACGAAATTGATAAGAAGTTAGGCATCAACTGTAAAGAGGATGTTATGAAGCTCGGTATTGCAAACTATAACAAGGAATGTCGCTCTATTGTTATGAGATACGCCGACGAGTGGAGAAGAGTCATTAGAAGAATCGGTAGATGGATCGATATGGATAATGATTACAAAACGTTATATCCAACGTTTATGGAATCTGTATGGTGGGTTTTCAAGCAGTTGTTCGAGAAGGACTCTGTCTATAGAGGGTTGAGAGTCATGCCTTACTCCACCGGGTTGACTACTCCTTTGTCCAATTTTGAAGCCCAACAGAACTATAAGGACGTCAATGATCCAGCTGTCACTGTGGCCTTCCAAATTAAAGGTCAAGAAGACACTTACTTGGTTGCGTGGACCACCACTCCTTGGACTTTGCCCTCCAACATTGCTTTATGTGTGAATCCTAACTTTGAATATGTGAAAATTTTCGATGAAGAGAAGCAAAAGTATTacattttgttggaatctttgttgaagtcgaTGTACAAAAAGCCTGCTGCTGCCAAGTACAAGGTTGTCGAAAAGATAAGCGGTAAGGACTTAGATGGCATTAAATATGTCCCATTGTACGACTATTTCGTCAAGGAATTTGCAGAACATGGTTTTAGAGTCTACTGTGCTGACTTTGTTACTGATGATTCGGGTACTGGTATTGTGCACCAAGCTCCAGCTTTCGGTGAAATTGATTTCGAAGCTGCTATGAAGGCTGGTGTCATTTCTGAAAAGAGAACTCCTCCAAACCCCGTGGATGATCAAGGTAAGTTTACAAAGCAAGTCCCAGATTTCGCTGGTTTGTACGTCAAGGATGCTGATAAAGTtatcatcaaagacttgacaGAAAAAGGCAACATGTTGCTCAGCACCCAAATCAAGCACTCGTATCCTTTCTGTTGGAGATCCGATACTCCTTTATTGTACAGAACAGTTCCAGCTTGGTTTGTACGCGTGGGCGAGATTATTCCAgatatgttgaagaacgTTGATGAAACCCATTGGGTTCCAAACAACATCAAGGAGAAAAGATTCTCCAACTGGATTGCCAATGCTAGAGACTGGAATGTTTCTAGAAACCGTTACTGGGGTACTCCAATTCCTTTGTGGGTAAGTGATGATTTCGAAGAAATCGTGTGTATTGGATCCattgatgaattgaaggagttgTCTGGTCGTGACGATATAACTGATATTCATCGTGAAAGTATCGATGATATTGTCATTCCATCTAAGAAGGGAAAGggtaacttgaagagaatcGAAGAAGTATTTGACTGTTGGTTTGAATCTGGTTCTATGCCATACGCTTCCAAACACTACCCAATGGAAGGAAAGGACAGTTTCCATGATGTGTTCCCCGGTAACTTCATTGCTGAAGGATTGGATCAGACCAGAGGTTGGTTCTATACTTTGACAGTCTTGGGTACCcatttgttcaacaccgCTCCTTACCAAAACGTCATTGTTACCGGTATAGTTTTGGCTGCTGATGGTAAGAAGATGTCCAAACGTTTGAAGAATTATCCTGACACCAAAGTTATTCTTGATAAATATGGTGCAGATGCCTTGAGATTatacttgatcaattctcCCGTTTTGAGAGCTGAAactttgaagttcaaggaaGAAGGTGTCAGGGAAATTGTTTCTGGCGTTTTATTGCCTTGGTACAACTCTtacaagtttttcaaagattctgctgacatcttcaagaaggaaaacGGTGTGGACTTTGTTTACGATCCATCCTCgatttccaccaatgtTATGGACAAATGGTTGTTAGCCTCTATTCAGTCTTTGATTAAGTTCATTCACGAGGAAATGTCCAGCTACAGATTGTTTACTGTGGTCCCAAGATTGTTGCGTTTgattgatgatttgaccaattggTACATTCGTTTCAACCGTCGTCGTATCAAGGGTTACTCCAATGAGGGTATCAAAGACACTCAAATGGGTCTTAACACCTTGGTGGAAGGattattgattttgtccAGAACTATGGCACCATTCACCCCTTTCCTTGCTGAGAACATTTACTTGAAGCTCAAGCCTTACTTCACAGAAGACTACTTGAACTCTCTTGTGGTGAATCCTAAGCACAAAGATATTAGATCGGTTCATTTCTTATCGTTCCCAACCGTCAGAGAGGAATTATTCAAtaaagagattgaagtaGCCGTGGGAAGAATGCAAAAGGTTATCGACTTGGGTAGAAACATCAGAGAAAAGAAGACTATTTCCTTGAAGACCccattgaaagaattggttATCTTGCATGCTGATCCAgaatacttgaaggatATCGAATCATTACAGGGTTACATTCTCGAAGAATTGAACGTTAGAAACCTAGTTATCACCTCTGACGAAGCTAAATACGGGGTTGTGTACACCGTTGTCGCTGATTGGCCAGTGTTGGGTAAGAAGCTTAAGAAGGATGCTAAGAGAGTGAAGGCTGCTTTACCTAGCGTGACttctgaagaagttcaGGAGTTTGCTGAATCTGGTAAGATCACAGTTGATGGTATTGATTTGGTAAAGGAAGACTTGCAAGTTCTTCGTGGATTGCCAGACACCGCGGCTGGTCAAGGCCATGAAGTCAGAtctttccaagatcttttgaTTATCTTGGATGTGAAATTGTACCCTGAATTGCAAGGCGAAGGTTTGGCTAGAGAATTGATCAACCGTATCCAAAGATTGCGTAAGAAGGCTGGTTTAAACACCACtgatgaagttcaagttgagtacaaattggtcaaagaTACTATTGACTTTAAGACCATTTTGGATACCCAATCCGACATTTTACTCAAATCCACCAAGCTTCCAATCCAAGAGTTTAGTGATGACAAGGACAAGGTCATCATTGATGAGGAACAAAGCATCAATGAAACTgtcttcaacttgagaTTGTTGAGCCTATAG
- a CDS encoding tRNA(Ile)-lysidine synthetase (EggNog:ENOG503P0T4; COG:D), which yields MIEIQAFKNSLVQCFGKGDVPKKVLVALSGGVDSVCMTYLLSQYRDKFNPEMKLHAVTIDHNYRKESAEEARKVGELVSKWKVDHYVVPLTYEKPLDQITNFELVARTKRYDVFDNLAKQLNIHNIFVAHNYNDQLETCMQRIRAQSTVFGLTGLKQRALIPIPNKLPFDYVKPIEVVRPLLSFSKKEIIDTCVQNNIQWFEDKTNQDIFLTDRNLYRVALNEYIPEVLKKNPDSDFKSISYEKIGETIQQSKALVSYVQARTKTLRESMLEKDQLRFDPKNGIVSLKMDKSAFLENGPLALGRFLFEILHPYSASQNYFWSFTKVLNKVVPRLNRIVEEGTFSPQRFTILHLVFDVRVFDDNVVIRISRQPVSGPAWNKVIQNHKSSSGMSDWILYDNRYWLRFRSSYDATFTIVPYYPPKHFPMLKKQYLGGIPGMAATSTPLIMFKNGDLSLPTYNLAPSSFYVEWHLKDNAIIELE from the coding sequence ATGATTGAAATTCAGGCATTCAAGAACCTGCTTGTACAGTGCTTCGGCAAAGGAGATGTTCCCAAGAAGGTTCTAGTGGCCCTTTCTGGGGGCGTTGATTCCGTCTGTATGACCTACTTATTAAGCCAATACAGAGATAAGTTCAACCCTGAGATGAAACTCCACGCAGTTACAATCGATCACAATTATCGAAAAGAATCGGCAGAAGAAGCCCGTAAGGTTGGAGAACTCGTGTCTAAGTGGAAAGTAGACCACTATGTGGTACCATTGACGTACGAAAAGCCGTTGGaccaaatcaccaattttGAGTTGGTGGCTCGAACTAAGCGTTATGATGTGTTTGACAACTTGGCTAAACAGTTAAACATCCACAACATTTTTGTGGCCCACAACTACAACGACCAGCTTGAGACTTGTATGCAGCGAATCAGGGCCCAGTCGACGGTTTTTGGGTTGACAGGACTAAAACAACGAGCTTTGATTCCGATTCCCAACAAACTTCCATTTGATTATGTGAAGCctattgaagttgtcagGCCCTTGTTAAGCTTCAGTAAGAAGGAAATCATCGACACGTGTGTCCAGAACAATATTCAGTGGTTTGAAGACAAAACCAACCAGGATATATTCCTAACCGATAGAAACTTGTATCGGGTCGCTCTCAACGAGTATATCCCCGaggtattgaagaaaaatcCTGACTCAGACTTCAAGTCTATAAGTTACGAGAAGATTGGTGAGACCATTCAGCAGTCCAAGGCTCTCGTGTCTTATGTTCAGGCTCGAACCAAGACTCTTAGAGAGCTGATGTTGGAGAAAGACCAGCTTAGATTCGACCCCAAGAATGGGATTgtgagtttgaagatggacAAAAGTGCATTCTTAGAAAACGGGCCTTTGGCCCTTGGTCGGTTCTTGTTTGAGATATTGCACCCATACTCTGCCTCTCAGAACTATTTCTGGTCGTTCACcaaagtgttgaacaaagtgGTCCCCAGACTTAATCgtattgttgaagaaggaacATTTTCACCCCAAAGGTTCACGATTCTCCATCTTGTGTTTGACGTTCGAGTGTTTGACGACAATGTGGTGATCAGAATCTCCCGACAGCCAGTTTCGGGGCCAGCATGGAACAAGGTGATTCAAAATCACAAATCTTCCTCAGGCATGTCCGATTGGATCCTTTACGATAACCGATACTGGCTTAGGTTTCGGTCCTCGTATGATGCTACCTTCACGATAGTTCCCTACTATCCACCCAAGCATTTTCCTATGCTCAAAAAGCAATACCTTGGAGGAATTCCGGGTATGGCTGCAACACTGACACCTTTAATCATGTTCAAGAACGGAGACCTTTCTCTCCCCACCTACAACTTGGCTCCGTCATCATTTTATGTAGAATGGCATCTTAAAGACAATGCCATTATCGAATTAGAATAA